The following is a genomic window from Phaseolus vulgaris cultivar G19833 chromosome 6, P. vulgaris v2.0, whole genome shotgun sequence.
GGTTAGGGTTTTGCATTGGAGAGAGAGGAGTGATGAAGGAGCGAAGACGCGCAACGTCCATTGGAAGTGCTTTctcttttattctatttttctttcACAGAACAGACAACACAGTACACAACGTTTTTCACGTGaccaaatatatataataaatattccGATTATTAGTCCCACCATTTAAGTGTCAAGTAAAAATGTTTCCGTATACCAATAGTCTCACATTGTTCAGGAATCGAGACAAATGACAGTTTATATACTCTCTTCACCCTTCGAGGCGTCTTTTCAGAACAAAATCGTGACAAAGCACCGACCTCCAAAGCAGATAATACCTCgaatgcggtgattgaccctagcgatgcTGCCCAACGAACTTGAGGTCGAAACAatggcgcccaccatggggccgaAGAGGTTCCTTCGCCCCTCAACTAAGGGGGATCCACTCCCCTTAGACCTCGACTGGGGGCTTGTTCCCGTAGCCGATGACAGTTTATATACTATTTTCTCCCCCTTCACTCTTCAAAATGCCTTTTTAGGACAAAATCGTGATGGAGCACCGATCTCCAAAACGGACAATACCTCGAATGCAGTAATTGATCTAACGATGCTGCCCACCGGACTTAAAAtcgaaacaaaaaataaattcatgattaaattttaaaacgaataatatcttaaatacaataattaattataaataggAAAACATGTAAGATCTGTTTCCAGCCCAAAAGCACTTTACGGCTTTATGAAACGGTTTGAGAGGACGGACACTCTCCTTTTCACTTTACTTAGTTCACCCGTGCTAGACGCATAATTATTTggtcattcaatttttttaaataatatattatattttaaattctaaaagtttagtatttttttttaaagaaatagaaataaacaaatatataggAACCAGATGTCATAGACATATCACTCAGAACATTTCGGACATACAAaagaacattttatttattaccGAAGACTGAAATGAAAGTTTAAATTCATATTCCGTGttaattatttagaaaaaatagtaattttggaaaaatcaatattttgaaATAGATTTAAATCAAATTAGTTAATTTGCATTTTGTATTCAATGATACataatataaaactaatttatacatatatattagaTGAGTTGTCGAGTGTTTTATATAATGGTAAAAGTTTTTGAACATGTTCTACCTTAATTATACATAAATATGTTCAGATATTATGTTGTTAGCTAAAAACTTAATTATGGTAAAGATTCTAACCTGCTCCCGTGATTGaccatatttaaaataaattaacaaataaatcTCTCATTGTTTGATGTTAGAAAGAAATCCTAAcattattaatgatttttttatttatttctcagCCTAACATTATTAATGATAACTTAGAAATATAATTCTTTACTTCCTAAATTCACTTTTACAATAAGATGATACTTTCTAAATTCATAAACTTGATACCATTAAACATTTTAACTTTATAGATTGAATTTTacactgttttgttttttaagatGTTCTCTTTGATCAGAAAAGAATGTCTTGATCTTAATTAAGCTAATGACACAACAAccaaaaataagataaagaaaaactataaaaaatatgaaatttaaaattctataattttaagtaattcaattactcaaattaaattctaaaattttaatttccttttaaatttattatttggaCATGTCTATCATAAACtagtttaacttttttaaaataaaaaattacagtCTTAAAATTCTCTATTCAGATATACcataaaacattaatttaatttgtattcTCAATAATATAACTTGTATATagattttacattttaataagtCATTTGAAATACCATAAATAATGactttgaaaagaaaatcatAATATGTGCATATGAGGACAATAAATTCATGCGCCTGAAAATTGACTGTTAAATATaatcattatatattatatattgtcCTAATTGGAGACTTATACAACCTTATTTCTAAGAATcattaatgttatttataaaGTCTAAATAGATTTAACAACAATACATGAAATTATGTTTATATCGTAAATAAAGTTTGTTTtgataaaaatagtaaaaaataactGTTCTACAATTatcttttgaaataaaatattattatataattatataataatttatttaagtgtAAAGTGAGTGCAATGAATTTTAAGGTATATTACTTTTCAAAACTTATtttgaaagtaattttttttgtgaCATTATATTCAAAACTATAATTAGGAGCTACATAAGTAAATAAATGTTCcttataaagaaataaatgtacataagtaaaaatattaatattggtTATCTATATTACtacttgatatatatatatatatattactacttgatatataatatattgaCCTTATGTAATGACCAAAAGCTAATAAACTATATTGAACTTATctaatgataaaaaattaataattaaagaaTAATGTTATCCACAACATATCTCTTGGTGTAAGATTTGATTGCAACATTAAAAAATACCTCTATGTATTATCCTCAAAATAAGTTGAAGGTGGTGGATGATCAGAAAAAACATCATCCAAGATTTCCATGTCTTCTAATGAGAAGTTTAACTACTATTCCATatctaaatcaaaatcaatgCGTGATAGATACATGTGTGACTGGTTGTTATGAGTTTCTTTGTGAAGGGTGGAAACCTCATTTGGTATTGAATTTTTCAAACTTTCACCCTCATTTGGTATTGAATTTTCCAAACTTAGAGGTATAGGAGAGGCATTGTAGTATTTGTTAGTATTTGAATTGATAGGAGAATTGAGAAAACTGTCTTTTtaggagtatttttttttcaggatCAACCATAACTTTGTTGTTTTTACGGTGAGAAACAACATCCTCATTACATGTTGTAACAacagactaaaaaaattaataggtTGTCATTAGAGGATGTATTTCAAGAATTGATGAGTTGATGGGAATTTGTGATTGAATCCTTGACAACAAGAGCGTGTTTAGACCTGAGAGTGTGGATAAAGTAAAAgtgtaaaaattaaattgataaaatGATAATAACATTGTATACTCAATATAGACAAAAACAATTAtacaataacaaaaataaaatggagaaaactatgaaaaaaaatatgaaatttaaaattctataattttaagtaattcaattattcaaataaaattctattttttaaaaaatttcttattTGGACAATATGTTTTATCATAaactattttaactttttaaaaataaaaattacagtCTTAAAAATTCTCTattgaaatatattatataaaatattattttaatttgtattctCAATAATATAACTTGTATATAGATTTTACATTTGAATAAGTCATCTGAAATACCATAAATaatgattttgaaaagaaaatcataataaatGCATATTAGGTGGACAATTAATACATGGGTTTGAAGATTAACTgttaaattttttcttaaagAGGAGTTATGGTataatcaatatatattatCCTAATTGGAGACTTATACAACCTTATCTCTAAGAATcattaatgttatttataaaGTCTAGATAGATAACTACAATACATGAAATTGTGTTTATATcgtaaatatagtttttttatacttcaaatagtaaaaaataactATTCTACAATTAgcttttgaaataaaatattatcatataattatataacaatttatttaaatataaagtgAGTATAATGAATTTTAAGATATATTAGTTTTCAAAACTTATTTTGAAAGTGATTTTCTTTCGGTGACATTATATTCAAAACTATAATTTAAAAGCTTCAATCATAGAAGTTTATGAAAATGGTCAACTTTTTATAATCTTCTTTAATGGCAACAATTTTGCCACTGAAAGGAATATGAACATTTCTGTTATTATTTAATCGATCTAAGCAGTTACCTCAATGCTTTGGTGATTAATTTAATGATTACGGTTAATTGAACAAATGGGCTTTTCAGCTCAATAGTCACAAGTAGAATATTCCTtaatcatattaatataatttgattGCTTCTACACATATTTTCAAGACcatatacaataataaatattaccATTTCAAAAAAGTGAGATAAATTTAAATCTAATCActaattttcattaaaattaaacaaatttacgTGCTTTATCAGCTCAAATCAATTTAGACATTAATCGGTccaattaattaaaatgtttcattttttattagtaGATTGATTTTCCCAATACTATTCTTATATTTTATCATGTTAGATAATTATTCTAATAAGTTTAATAATTtgactatttttaaaaatgtttaatttttggTGTATTTTGGGCAATTTGATTTTATAACAACACCTATTGGCCAACAAAGTTGTTATACCTAAGAAATTCATTTGATGAAACTGAAATTCCAAATACTAAATTAGAATTCAACAGTAACATCACAACACtggaagaataaaaaaatattaattgaacattttaaatatgttttgtaAACACTTATATTGatatatttctttaaatattttaatctgttaaaatttctgaaaaaaatattagaaatcagacaattataaaaaaaaaagatttgcATTGGAACAAATTGTAGTTAATAACAAAAAAGGTTTCGCTTAACTTacctcaaataaaaataaaacatgtgcCAGCGATGGTTGCATACATGGTGGATTGTAGGTTTAAGTCACATCAATCAACTGCgagaaaattatttaatctgAATACTATGTTTAAAAAAgttttactaatattttattttataagtaactaaagttgattaaaaataatgaaaatatggATAAAATCTTATTtctgtttggattagggagatGATATGCAAGGATTTgatgtttggattagggagatGATATGTGAGAatttgagggagtggatgtgtgagtgagtgaaagtgtgaagaaagtgagtcTGTTTGATTTGAGGTATGTTATAATAGATTTATCAGAAAAGTTTATTAGAGTTTGTAAATGATATGATTGAATACGAGTTACTTAATATTATCGAAACATGAaacaaatcataaaaataatattatctaagcatataaaaatttattgttatattcatttatatattttgaaagttttttatatttattgatttatatTGTATGTAGATATTTTAGaggatattttataataaaaaaatattatatatagagtgaattgtacaacaaatttattataaagaagagaaaatatatagaataaagtatgaaatatcataatatgataattataatgaaaaaataataaaaataaaagtattattaaatatattattgtatGAATGACAAAGTAGAAAAGAATGTCAAAAAAGGAAAACACTCCATTTTAGATAGGTTTTCTCTCAAATCTTTATACAtaagaaaaatgagaaaaatcACATATCAAGTCTTTCCCTTCTCTATATTCCTTGATCCAAATAATCAACTCTCTCATTTCTCTCCACATTTCTTGATCCAAATAAATATGTATTCACGTTCTTTCCCTTCcttgcatatttttttatctaaatcaTGGATATGTATTAACGTTATTCCTCTAACAATACAACTCTTGATTCAACAAACCTTAGTGAAAACTAACTTTtacttattaatataaaaaataaaaaaaaaggttgaaagagagagaaaagagatGTGGTCGGAGAGAAATTAGTGATGAAGAAGACAGGGAGTGGATGTTAGCGGTGTGGGGCCACCCAGGACGTGACATTTATGGGTGCGGCTATCAATCGAATTCAATAGCTAGAGTCGTAATTGTTATAAGAGGCGGGGGTATTTTGGAGATTTGGCGGGTTCCAATTAAAGAGAATCGTGGCATTGATTTTTTGACCATGgcctatatatattattgtatcCTCAGTAAGATTCTTCATTCCTTCTTTCTTCTTCGGTCATAACTAAACTCCACTATCCTGCACCAAAGTGCCAAGTCACAACACTTTTTCTTTCCAATCTAATTTCCACCAACTTCCCAACACACCAAACAACACCTTCTCTTCCATTCTCCAACTCCAACCCAACAGATCCAGCACTCCTCAACACACACCAAGATTCACCTAGGTATTCAATTTTGATTTAACtaaaacatttttcttccttAACTTCAAATCTAACTGCAGTATACCCACATGAATTCTGATGATTTTGTTAGCTTAATTTTCGTtgacttttcttcttccttcatGCTTCCTTTCAATCTAATTATAGCTCCGAAACAACCGCTGTTTTTTGCTTTGTTTCTTGTTCTCAGTTGCCATTGCGTTTCATCTTTTTTCCCTTTCTAAATTAGCTCCCTTGGTTGTTATTCCAAAACCTCATCCTTAATGGGACCACTTTCTCTTCTCGTTCTGCTCCTTTCCCTGGTCGTGGACGAATTTTTCAGTCTTTGACTTCTGTTTTTGTGCAGCTAGTGTAATTCAAAACTTCTTTGGTAGTaaccctttttatttttttattaacttcaGTTGTCGAAATTTCTCGCTGTTTGCTTGATTTGaatttttgatttgttttttgaAGATGTCTCATGCGGGAGGCTGCTAGATTGTTCCATCCAAAAAGCTGAGTTGACCTTAGTCACTGACGCAACAGTATGGATAGAAAAACGAAATATAAAGTCTTGAAATTTCCATTCTTATTGCTTTCGTTTTCACCGTTTTTTCGTCAGTTTGTAATTTCTTAGAATTTTAAGATTTCCCTTGGTTATGTTGTTTCTGAGAAGATTCAATGTACGTGTTGAAAAAACAATCATACGCGCCTAACAGGAAACATAGATTAAATTTTTGTTTGGCCTTATCCGATTTTTCTACTAATGAATAGTATTGTTTGTCCTTTTCTACTGAGTTTGAGTATTCGTCCATATCCAATGTTGGAGCAAAGTTTAGAAATTATTAATGAAAGTTAGAACTTGAACTCACCACTGACCTTTTGTGTGTCTTTCTTATAGCGTGAGAATGTTAGAGAAAGTGGAGGAGGAGTTTAATATGGAGAAAGTTATAGAAGAATTTGAGTTATTGTCAAAGGATGCGGAAAGGGTTCAGAGGGAAACTCTGAAAAAGATATTGGAAGATAACGCATCAGCTGAGTATTTGCAGAGTTTGGGTCTCAATGGAAGAACTGACCCCGAGAGTTTCAAGGCCTGTGTTCCACTGGTTACCCACAAAGAATTGGAACCTTACATATACAGAATTATTGATGGTGATGCTTCTCCTATCCTCACTGGCAAGCGCATCACAACCATGTCTTTAAGGTGGAGTTTCTTTCCccttcttttttttaatcttgGTGATTAAGCGAGAAGTTTCTAAATGATATTCTTGCAGTTCTGGCACTACTCAGGGGAAGCCAAAATATGTACCCTGGAACGATGAATTGTATGAAACCACAATGCAGATATACCAGACCTCTTTTGCCTTTAGAAACAGGTATTCCACCTCACTTCTTATCCCTTTTTAGTTCAACATCAGTTAAGATTTTTACGGCGTgagctaattaaatataattttaagctACATTTATATTAGTTGTTGTAAAAAGTAATAAACATTAACCATTTATGTCAAGCTGAGAGCAAATGATACTGTGAAACACTTCTATTAGaacattctttttctttttttgacaATTAATGATTGGACAGGAGTATACAAATCTTATATTGTTGGtgaattttaattgaaaaaaaccCAATTTTGGTATATTCTCTGTTCTCATACAATTGCATTCCTGCAGAGAGTTTCCCATAAAAAATGGGAAGGCTTTGAGCTTTATATACGGGAGCAAACAGTTCAAAACAAAGGGGGGTCTGGCAGCCAGAACTGCTACAAGCAATGTGTTCCGTAATGCTGGTTATAAGTGTGCAATGAGGGCACTCCAATCCCAATGCTGCAGTCCAGACGAAGTGATATTTGGTCCTGATttcttccaatccttgtactgCCATCTGTTGTGTGGTTTGATTTTCCGGGAGGAGGTTCAATTTGTGTCTTCTACATTTGCTCATAGTATTGTCCACGCTTTTAGAACCTTTGAACAAGTTTGGGAAGAGCTGTGTATTGATATTAGAGAAGGAGTTCTCACCAGCCGTGTCACCGTACCTTCCATTCGAATGGCTATGTCTAAACTGCTCAAGCCAAACTCGAAATTAGCCAACTTGATCCACAAAAAATGTACGGGGTTGAGCAACTGGTACGGCTTGATACCAGAGCTTTTTCCCAATGCTAAGTATATTTATGGCATCATGACTGGGTCAATGGAGCCTTATTTGAAGAAGTTGAGGCACTATGCAGGGGAGCTGCCTTTATTAACTGCTGACTATGGATCTTCTGAGGGATGGATAGCAGCAAATGTGAACCCACAACACCCCCCTGAGTGTGCCACATATGCTGTGCTTCCTCACATTGGTTACTTTGAATTCATCCCTCTCTCAGATCTTGACAACACCAGGGGTGAACCAGATTTCCTTTGTATTGATTCTCAGCCTGTGAGCCTGACAGAAGTCAAGGTCGGTGAGGAGTATGAAGTTGTTATGACCAATCCAGCAGGTACTGAATTCTTgtttgattaattttattttagtttatgcaTCGCATTAATGAATGGGAGTGAGGAGGAGTAAGGACTACCACCTTCTTCCTTCTTTTAACATGCAAAACCTGATGCTGCATACTGTTTGAAGCAACATATATTAATTAGTTCTTCTcgtctagaaaaaaaaaaggttgcaATACAAAATGTATCTTTCATATCTGACGTGTACCTTGTCATGAGCGAGCTAATAAGTTATCAATGACATCTATCCgacagtttttttttataatgttaaattACTATGATATTTGCTCATGTGCTTTTATGTACCTCACTGCCTCAGTGCTACATATGTTGGCCTAATGCACGATGGGGAGGGTTTGGTCTTTCTCATATGCATCCCCCTCTGTCCAAATTTTTGAGAAAacgtaaatattttattatttttatgggATGAAAGAAAACGAAGTGGGTGCTTTGTATGCGTGGTGACATGATCTTTCATGGGACCAACTTCAAGAAATTTCTTCCTGAGGTTTGTAAAGTTACATTATATAcctataaaatatataacatgCAGCAATTATATATAATCCTGCAAGTTGCAAGTTAGACTCAGTCATTTTGTTTTGGCAACTCTTTTTGGATTTGCATGCGCTTATTTCATGGGATTAGTTGTATGACTCGACCTTGTCTGAGTTGTGCTCTTTAATTTTGGCTGCATGCctcgttatatatatataatgcacTGTTTGGAAGAGTAGCATAGAAGCACAGTATTGGTAaaaatctttttcttttcagACAAAACTGAACATCAATCTAGTCATTCTAACCTGTGGAAAAAATTACAGGATTATACCGGTATAGATTGGGGGATGTGGTCAAGGTTATGGGATTCCACAATTCAACTCCAGAACTGAAGTTTATTCGGCGTAGCACTCTTCTGCTCAACATTAACATTGACAAGAACACTGAGAAGGATTTACAGTTAGCTGTGGAAGCAGCTGCAAAGTTGTTAGCAGAAGAAAAAGTGGAAGTAGTTGATTTCAGTAGCCACGTTGATTTATCCGAAGAACCGGGACACTATGTGATCTTCTGGGAAATCAGTGGGGAAGCAAGTGAAGAACTACTGCACGAATGCTGTAACTGTTTGGACAAGTCTTTTGTTGATGCAGGCTACACCAGTTCTCGCAAAGTAAACTGCATCGGTGCCCTCGAACTACGAGTTGTTCGGAGGGGAACATTCCAGAAGATTCTGGATCATTACCTAGGACTAGGAACCGCTGTTAGTCAGTACAAGACACCAAGATGTGTTGGCCTTACAAACGCCATGGTGTTGCAAATCTTGGGTGAAAATGTTGTGAATAACTATCTCAGTACTGCTTTCTAAAACTTGTGTTGGGAATAACAAACTGCAAACAAAGTTGGTTTAGTTTTACCACATTTTGTCACTTTCTATCTGTTTCACATTTTTACGATATCATGTcatttttaagtaatttaataACCTTTTCAGCTAAAAAGGTTAATAGGTATATATGCTTCTATGAAATTGACTTTTcatgttatattatttttgatGCATTGGGTCCTACAAAGATATGATTTCTCCGTAGTAACTGGTCTAAAAGCGAATCCCATTGAGAATTGTTCTCCAACCACAATTTGTATATACTTAAATTGCTTAAACTGTAGTGTAAGAGCTCCATTAAAAGTTGTGACTAGATAGGGGAGAATCCAAATATATCTTGCCTTAAAGATTGGATGATAAAAATTGTGGAGACAAGATGAGCTTGGTTAGACATATACGTGTGTAGTTTTTGGGCCCAAAAGACAAACTATGCACCAATAAATATCTTGGTAACACTTCACGATTCTCCATCACAAGAGGATAGTGGCCAACAAGTTTCATAATGCTTCTGTTCTAGCATTCTATGCTCATAAGGTGGGGTTCCTTATCCACAAAACTTCAAACTTTATAGTTGTAAAAATTGAAGGAAAAAACAAGTTGAGATAGTGGAGGTGACTCGTATTGGGTATATTTTCCGAATGCAAATcacatcttttattttattgtctTCTTGTATTCCAccaatacaaaattaaattatataataaggTTTTAAGGTTATCTTTCTCTTTCGAATCTTAGATATTCAAATTTTAggtttatgaaaaaaaagtgCATGCTTTtgctttctctattttttttttaattttgaaattgatatatttaatcctctaatctttgaaaaaaaaactttttatattaaaatttaatgtttagtgataattttgttgttggcaaaactaacaaaaaaattaaattcgtATAAAATGTGATATTACTTTTTTatacttaatttaatatttaggGACGATTGTTTACAGTGGTAAAATGCTGATAGAGTTATTAAATTTacatgattttaaaattttaaaattcattcattattttttttaaagtaaaagaaTGAAAATGTAGTTGACGAAAATTCaaggaataaaaaatatatttaactttctAGAcgtagttatatatatatatatatatatatatatatatatatatatatatatatatatatgttgtaTCTTGCTTTTGTAAGTTAAGTCTTGATACATGAATGAAAGTGTTTTCCTTCTTTCCCAATTCCTCTATACACATCCTACTATATGAATTCTTTTGCCCTTCTACAACTTTCAAGAACCGTGCAGCAGCTATCAAGAATTTTGGACTCAGCTATACACACCATATTCTCTAAGCCAGATTTGAAGAAAGAACGTATAGAAAGGAAAGAACAAGTAAAAGTtttaagaaaacaattttaaaattttattcataGAAGGTACAATACAACGTATTATGGCCTTATCTAATAATCAAAAGTTAATGAATTATATTGGTCTTAATGACCAAAAAgctaataaactaaaaaatagtgTTATCGAGAGCAGGTTCCTTGGTGTCAGATTTCATTGCAGCATCAAAAATTACTTTTATGCATTATCCTATCAATGAGTTGAAGGTGGTGGATAATCATAAAAAACATCATCCGAAGTTTTCATGTTTTCTAATGAGAAGTTTGACCAGTAATCCATATTTGAGTCAAATTTAATGTGTGATAGATCTATGTGTGACTGCTCTTTCTGAGTTTCCTTGTGAAGGGTGGAAACCTCATTTTCACCATCATTTGGTATTGAATTTTTCAAACATTCACCCTCATTTGGTATTGAATTTTCCAAACTTTCACCctcatttgaattttccaaacTTTCACTCGCATTTGGTATTAATTTTTCCAAACTTTCACCCTCATTTGGTATTGAATTTTCCAAACTTTGAGGTATAGGAGAGGCGTTGTAGTGTTGGTTAGTATCTGAGTTGATAGGAGAATTACGAAAGTTGTCTTTATGAGTAATTTCTTTTTCAGGATCAACCATAACTTTGTTGTTTTGACAGTGAGAAACAATCTCCTCATTACATGCTGTAACAGCAGGCTGAAAGAATTGATTGATTGTCATTACATGATCTATACCTCGAAATTGAATTTTGTCTTCCAAGGGTCTgtcacaatattttttttcaattatagaCTCATTTATTGCTTCactattttttctcttcttaGACTGCGACCACGGTACATCGCATGACTTTGTGTTCTGTACATAGGAGGTGGTAGCAGCACACAGAcctaacaaaagaaaacaaaaattactcGCAAAtaagagttaaaaaaaaaaaatcattcttgATTTTTTAATTGACAATTAAATAGGGAAAGAAGTTTTTACCAGAAGGGTTTTGATGAAAAGTTGCAGATGATGCATTGTTAACCGGGACAGTTATCAGGATTGGCCTCTGAAAGGCATTGTAAGTATTGACAATATTGTGCATGTTTTCCATCAATTTCTGGACTCTATATTTTTCTTGAATGATCAAACACCTTTCTTTATCCAAGATTATCTTTTGTCTTTTCAAAGATATATATTCCGCGAGTATTTTTCCCAAATTAAAGGAAGTGTTGGATAGctagaaaacaaaaatgaaagaaTTAAAGAAATTTGCATAGAAAGAATTAGAAAAAGAGTTGTGAGTTGTTAATGGAGGAAAAGTGTAACGTGACTAAGTGGCGAACCGGCGAAGAGGGAGGATGCCTCCATGCGGAAGGCGGCTCGTGTTTGGGATAAGTTGTTGGCGCAGAGATAACGATCTACTATTAATGTAACTTGAGATGGAGAAATATTAATCTTTTCCATAGAATCTTCCACTTTCATTGTTTCTTGCATtaccattttcttttattttcttcttctgattCTTGATTTTGATGAGAGTGACCAATTTCAAACTTTGAAAAGAGTGAAAGGAAGATATtcttattcacttatttatgggATGGTCATGGATTAGATTTTgaaaaatccaatccaaatctaaatatttagattgaattttaaatctaaatctatattttttataaaattaatttggatttttacaaaatccaaatccaaatatttggattggattttaaatctaaattcatattttctataaaaccaaattgaatttctataaatctaaatccaaatcaaattcaaactcatatttttgtaaaacaaattaattggattttaaatttaaatctatatttttttaaaaagctgacataaaaaatccaaatccaaatatttgaatttttacaaaatccaaatccaaatatttggattggattttaaatctaaattcatattttttataaaaccaaattgaatttctataaatctaaatctaaatccaaatcaaattcaaattcatatttttgaaaaacaaattaattgaattttaaatttaaatctaatttttttaaaaaaactaacataatattaatataataatatgtaacaaatagtttaatattatataaatatataaaaaatataataaaattacaatttaataatattaaaaaaccaaaaattattttaagatgTCTGAAActagttaattttatttaaagataaaGAATCATATAATATAAAAGGTCTATTAAGTAACTGTTCAATATGTCCTGGGTAAGAAAAAAAAG
Proteins encoded in this region:
- the LOC137831884 gene encoding jasmonoyl--L-amino acid synthetase JAR4-like, producing MLEKVEEEFNMEKVIEEFELLSKDAERVQRETLKKILEDNASAEYLQSLGLNGRTDPESFKACVPLVTHKELEPYIYRIIDGDASPILTGKRITTMSLSSGTTQGKPKYVPWNDELYETTMQIYQTSFAFRNREFPIKNGKALSFIYGSKQFKTKGGLAARTATSNVFRNAGYKCAMRALQSQCCSPDEVIFGPDFFQSLYCHLLCGLIFREEVQFVSSTFAHSIVHAFRTFEQVWEELCIDIREGVLTSRVTVPSIRMAMSKLLKPNSKLANLIHKKCTGLSNWYGLIPELFPNAKYIYGIMTGSMEPYLKKLRHYAGELPLLTADYGSSEGWIAANVNPQHPPECATYAVLPHIGYFEFIPLSDLDNTRGEPDFLCIDSQPVSLTEVKVGEEYEVVMTNPAGLYRYRLGDVVKVMGFHNSTPELKFIRRSTLLLNINIDKNTEKDLQLAVEAAAKLLAEEKVEVVDFSSHVDLSEEPGHYVIFWEISGEASEELLHECCNCLDKSFVDAGYTSSRKVNCIGALELRVVRRGTFQKILDHYLGLGTAVSQYKTPRCVGLTNAMVLQILGENVVNNYLSTAF